The Mycolicibacterium mageritense genome contains a region encoding:
- a CDS encoding helix-turn-helix domain-containing protein has translation MLKSVSALVLDGLAVFEFGVICEVFGIDRSADGVPNFDFKVCGPEAGKPLRTSVGATLTPDHGLDALAGADLVAIPAIGGSDYLPEALDAVRAAADAGSIILTVCSGAFLAGAAGLLDGRPCTTHWMHADALARMYPTAKVDRNVLYVDDGNLITSAGTAAGIDACLHLVRRELGSEVTNKIARRMVVPPQRDGGQRQFIDQPIPVRCSERFAPHLDWIVGNLDKPHTVSTLAKRAAMSTRTFARRFVEETGTTPMQWITDQRVLYARRLLEETDLDIDWIAGQAGFGTATLLRHHFRRVIGVTPSDYRRQFACGNSQPDEDMATA, from the coding sequence ATGCTTAAAAGCGTATCGGCGTTGGTGCTCGATGGGCTAGCGGTTTTTGAGTTCGGGGTGATCTGCGAGGTCTTCGGGATCGACCGATCTGCCGACGGCGTGCCCAATTTCGACTTCAAGGTGTGCGGCCCGGAGGCGGGCAAGCCGCTGCGGACCTCCGTGGGTGCCACGCTCACGCCCGATCACGGGCTCGACGCCCTGGCCGGTGCTGATCTGGTGGCCATCCCGGCGATCGGCGGATCCGACTACCTGCCCGAGGCGCTGGACGCGGTCCGCGCGGCGGCCGACGCCGGCTCGATCATCCTCACGGTGTGCTCGGGCGCGTTCCTGGCCGGGGCCGCCGGGCTGCTAGACGGCCGCCCGTGCACCACGCACTGGATGCACGCCGACGCGCTGGCGCGGATGTACCCCACCGCGAAAGTCGACCGCAACGTGCTGTACGTCGACGACGGCAACTTGATCACCAGCGCGGGCACCGCGGCGGGCATCGACGCGTGCCTGCACCTCGTGCGCCGGGAACTCGGCAGCGAGGTGACCAACAAGATCGCCCGGCGCATGGTGGTCCCGCCGCAGCGCGACGGCGGTCAGCGCCAGTTCATCGACCAGCCGATCCCGGTTCGGTGTTCGGAACGTTTCGCCCCGCACCTCGACTGGATCGTCGGCAACCTCGACAAGCCGCACACGGTTTCGACCTTGGCCAAGCGTGCCGCGATGTCCACTCGCACCTTCGCGCGCCGCTTCGTCGAGGAGACGGGCACCACGCCGATGCAGTGGATCACCGATCAGCGGGTGCTGTATGCGCGTCGCCTGCTCGAGGAGACGGATCTCGACATCGACTGGATCGCGGGGCAGGCCGGGTTCGGCACGGCCACGCTGCTGCGCCATCATTTCCGGCGGGTCATCGGCGTCACGCCGTCGGACTATCGGCGCCAGTTCGCCTGCGGCAACTCGCAACCCGACGAGGACATGGCGACTGCGTAG
- a CDS encoding HhH-GPD family protein yields MTIESDELLRWYAQARRDLPWRKPEVTPWQILVSEFMLQQTPVSRVEPIWLAWIERWPTPSATAAAGSAEVLRAWGKLGYPRRAKRLHECAVVISSHHDDVVPADVETLLTLPGIGAYTARAVACFAYSARVPVVDTNVRRVVARAVHGRADSPASVRDLDDVAALLPDDATAPVFSAALMELGATVCTARNPRCGICPLSVCRWRTAGFPAGTEVKRVQKYAGTDRQVRGKLMDVLRASSSPVTRAQLDVAWLTDTAQRDRALDSLLVDGLVEQTTDGRFALAGEGEIP; encoded by the coding sequence CGGTGGTACGCGCAGGCTCGACGGGATCTGCCGTGGCGCAAGCCCGAGGTCACGCCGTGGCAGATCCTGGTCAGCGAGTTCATGCTGCAGCAAACCCCGGTTTCGCGTGTCGAACCGATCTGGCTGGCCTGGATCGAGCGCTGGCCCACCCCGTCAGCTACCGCTGCCGCCGGTTCGGCCGAGGTGCTGAGGGCCTGGGGCAAGCTCGGTTACCCGCGGCGGGCAAAACGCCTGCACGAATGTGCGGTGGTCATCTCGTCGCACCACGACGACGTGGTGCCCGCCGACGTTGAGACGCTGCTCACACTGCCCGGAATAGGGGCCTACACCGCGCGGGCGGTCGCGTGTTTCGCGTATTCCGCGAGGGTTCCCGTGGTCGACACCAACGTCCGGCGGGTGGTCGCACGGGCCGTGCACGGCCGCGCAGATTCGCCTGCCAGCGTTCGCGACCTCGACGACGTCGCCGCGCTGTTGCCCGACGACGCGACCGCGCCGGTGTTCTCGGCCGCCCTGATGGAACTCGGCGCCACGGTGTGCACGGCCCGCAACCCACGCTGCGGAATCTGCCCGTTGAGCGTATGCCGTTGGCGCACTGCCGGTTTCCCGGCCGGCACGGAGGTCAAGCGGGTGCAGAAATATGCCGGGACCGATCGCCAGGTGCGCGGAAAGCTGATGGACGTGTTGCGCGCCAGCAGTTCTCCGGTGACACGTGCACAGCTGGACGTGGCCTGGCTCACCGACACCGCGCAGCGGGACCGTGCACTGGACTCGCTTCTGGTGGACGGCCTGGTCGAGCAGACCACCGACGGCCGGTTCGCGCTGGCGGGTGAAGGCGAAATTCCATGA